A single window of Modestobacter italicus DNA harbors:
- a CDS encoding NAD(P)-dependent alcohol dehydrogenase, with the protein MTAATCAVVREPGGPFRLEQVELSGPRPDEVLVEVVASGMCHTDLLVRDSRPDSLPAVLGHEGAGVVREVGSEVRGLAAGDKVVLSFPSCGACVRCRTGRSAYCDSIAALKFRCARPDGSVATTDAQGSPVGDHFFGQSSFGTLAVAYARSVVKLPDDVDLTIAGPLACGVQTGAGTVLDVLRVPPGSSIAVFGAGSVGLCAVMAAKLCGATTIVAVNRRASRLALAAEFGATHLVSPLDADPVEAVREATGGRGVDFAFETTGVPAVLTQAVRSLDSLGTCAYVGTAAPGELGGIPMLEAMTKGLTVRGVLQGDSTPSRTIPRLWDLHQRGLLPYDRLITHYRLDEINQAAADTETGDVVKPVVLMPTA; encoded by the coding sequence GTGACCGCCGCGACCTGCGCGGTGGTGCGGGAGCCGGGCGGCCCGTTCCGGCTCGAGCAGGTCGAGCTGTCCGGGCCGCGGCCCGACGAGGTCCTCGTCGAGGTCGTGGCCTCGGGCATGTGCCACACCGACCTCCTGGTGCGCGACTCGCGCCCGGACTCGCTGCCCGCCGTGCTGGGCCACGAGGGCGCCGGCGTCGTGCGTGAGGTCGGCAGCGAGGTCCGCGGCCTGGCCGCCGGGGACAAGGTGGTGCTGAGCTTCCCGTCGTGCGGGGCCTGCGTCCGCTGCCGGACCGGGCGCTCGGCGTACTGCGACAGCATCGCCGCGCTGAAGTTCCGCTGTGCCCGGCCGGACGGGTCGGTCGCCACCACGGACGCGCAGGGCTCGCCGGTCGGTGACCACTTCTTCGGGCAGTCGTCGTTCGGCACCCTCGCGGTCGCCTACGCCCGCAGCGTCGTGAAGCTCCCGGACGACGTCGACCTGACCATCGCCGGTCCGCTCGCCTGCGGGGTGCAGACCGGCGCCGGCACCGTGCTGGACGTGCTGCGGGTGCCGCCGGGGTCGTCCATCGCCGTGTTCGGGGCCGGCTCGGTGGGGCTGTGCGCGGTCATGGCGGCGAAGCTGTGCGGCGCCACGACGATCGTCGCGGTCAACCGGCGGGCCTCGCGGCTGGCGCTGGCCGCCGAGTTCGGCGCGACCCACCTGGTCAGCCCGCTGGACGCCGACCCGGTCGAGGCTGTCCGGGAGGCCACCGGCGGCCGGGGCGTCGACTTCGCGTTCGAGACCACCGGCGTGCCGGCCGTGCTGACCCAGGCGGTGCGGTCGCTGGACTCACTGGGCACCTGCGCCTACGTCGGCACGGCTGCGCCCGGTGAGCTGGGCGGCATCCCGATGCTCGAGGCGATGACGAAGGGGCTGACCGTGCGCGGGGTGCTGCAGGGCGACAGCACACCGAGCCGGACGATCCCGCGGCTGTGGGACCTGCACCAGCGCGGCCTGCTCCCCTACGACCGGCTGATCACCCACTACCGGCTCGACGAGATCAACCAGGCCGCCGCGGACACCGAGACCGGCGACGTCGTCAAGCCCGTCGTGCTCATGCCGACGGCCTGA
- a CDS encoding SDR family NAD(P)-dependent oxidoreductase — protein MTSPSTEELQRFTLRDRVAVVAGGSGGVGVRTCAALAAVGAKVAVIGRSEERLAEARKAVEDAGSEALVIPGDMADKAAADDAVQQTLDAFGRVDVLVNGIGGGAGTALYPAEEYPQAEWDRILDLNLTTALLVSQAAARAMISGGRGGSVLNVSSVRGQLGIDAGYSAYVAAKGAMDALTRQHATEWAKHGIRVNAISPTFVRTPQAASLLAQPGFYDNLVSRIPLRRIADPDDLVGALLFFCSDASSFVTGQVLTLDGGLTATQ, from the coding sequence ATGACCAGCCCCAGCACCGAGGAACTGCAGCGCTTCACCCTCCGCGACCGGGTCGCCGTCGTCGCCGGCGGCTCCGGCGGCGTCGGCGTCCGCACCTGCGCCGCGCTGGCCGCCGTCGGCGCCAAGGTGGCCGTCATCGGCCGCTCCGAGGAGCGGCTCGCCGAGGCCCGCAAGGCGGTGGAGGACGCCGGCAGCGAGGCCCTGGTGATCCCCGGCGACATGGCCGACAAGGCCGCCGCGGACGACGCGGTGCAGCAGACGCTGGACGCGTTCGGGCGGGTCGACGTCCTGGTCAACGGCATCGGCGGCGGGGCGGGCACGGCGCTGTACCCCGCGGAGGAGTACCCGCAGGCGGAGTGGGACCGGATCCTCGACCTGAACCTGACGACCGCGCTGCTGGTCTCGCAGGCCGCTGCCCGGGCGATGATCTCCGGCGGCCGCGGCGGCTCGGTGCTCAACGTCAGCTCGGTGCGCGGGCAGCTGGGGATCGACGCCGGCTACTCCGCCTACGTCGCCGCCAAGGGCGCGATGGACGCGCTCACCCGGCAGCACGCCACCGAGTGGGCCAAGCACGGCATCCGGGTCAACGCCATCTCCCCCACCTTCGTCCGGACCCCGCAGGCGGCGTCGCTGCTCGCCCAGCCCGGGTTCTACGACAACCTGGTGAGCCGCATCCCGCTGCGCCGGATCGCCGACCCCGACGACCTGGTCGGCGCGCTGCTGTTCTTCTGCTCCGACGCGTCCTCGTTCGTCACGGGCCAGGTGCTCACGCTGGACGGCGGCCTGACGGCGACCCAGTGA